Below is a window of Miscanthus floridulus cultivar M001 unplaced genomic scaffold, ASM1932011v1 fs_375_2_3, whole genome shotgun sequence DNA.
GTAGATTagttaggagagagagggagaggaagagagagtgaGTTAAATAGACACCTAATTACTATGATCACTTACTTTTGTACAAACTTGCCTTGGAGATGCCATTATCCTAGGCAATAATGGTTACAGATATGAAGCATTTATATTGCCAGGTTCTTGTGACCCTATGAGCAGTAGATGAAGCCAGATTTTTAAGAACTACGATCAAAACATCCTGAATCCAGATTTTAGAAATTACAGACAAAAAATGGTTTTTAAGAATCTCAAACTCGTCTAAACAGGCCCTATATCATCACAAATAAATTTTATAAAATGAACAGCTTGACCTTGACAACAGCAAGTTAGCTAGTTTTACAACACGAGAAAAGAAAAAGATTCAATCTTTACAGGAACTGTGCCAGTGCCGGAATCAGTTCTTCAGCACCGCCACGCCGACACCGTCACCAGCTCCGATTCCTGCCACCGCAGTGCAAGCGCCGCCTGCCGCTTCTCCACATGGAAGCCCGGCGTGGGCGTGCGCCCGACGAGGCACTCGGCCTGTGCCTCGGCGGCGTTGCTGAGCTGCACCAGCGCGAATCCGGCGGACGCAAGCATGGTCTGCCATGGAGGCATCCTGTCGCCTAGCAACAGGCGCTCCACCCTGGGACGCAGGACGTACTGCTCCAACCTCGCCACCGCGTCCGCCGGCGCGCCGGCCGCGTCCAGCGACTCGAGGAACGCCGCGCTGGAGCGCACGACGTTGAGCGCGTGATGCGACAGCGGCAGGTCGCCGCGGTGGCATCCGTGGTCGACGCACACCACGATGGCGGGCCGGAGCTGCTTCACGACGCGGAGAGTCGTCGGCAACGCCGGTGACGGGGCCCCGGAGCCGATGGGGAGGTGAACGGCCACGGCGTCGCCGGGCGCGACGGACAACCCCGTGGGGGGAAACGTGTCCAACGGGTCGAACACGACGGCGTTGAACTCGAACGAGATGCCGAGCTCGGCGGCGAAGCGCGTCAGGCCTTCGTGCGTGAGACGGAGCTCCAAGCGGTGCGCTGACCCCGGCGACACCAATGCTGTCACCTTCAAgcacggcagcggcagcggcaacgGCGAGAAGGGTGCTCGGCGCCACTGGAGCGCGAGCTCCTGCATGAGCGGAGCCCACCGACCGCCGAAGCCGACGTCCAAGTCGACGACGTGCACGCGGCGCGCGCCGCCGAGAGCGTCGAGGAGCGCCTGCGTGGACGTGAAGCTGGCGAACTGGACAGTGGGCGACGCGTCCG
It encodes the following:
- the LOC136531595 gene encoding scarecrow-like protein 6, which produces MSELQDDGAGGNGQDEAAAFASPAKRLRRSPAPEPTSVLYNRSPSPPTSSSLASSSAPEPPPISAEDWEAVLSGGDMAAPPAAARSQDTSFLRWIMDADAQVDAFDPFLPPPPCQETAAVEPFLHPQPQLQLPVAEEDLGPGAAVDELLEAARRADTGDFTGAREILARLNHRLPLPPGHPHPPLLRAAAHLRDALLRLVVTPAPGTLQPGSVSTPLDVVLKVAAHRALADASPTVQFASFTSTQALLDALGGARRVHVVDLDVGFGGRWAPLMQELALQWRRAPFSPLPLPLPCLKVTALVSPGSAHRLELRLTHEGLTRFAAELGISFEFNAVVFDPLDTFPPTGLSVAPGDAVAVHLPIGSGAPSPALPTTLRVVKQLRPAIVVCVDHGCHRGDLPLSHHALNVVRSSAAFLESLDAAGAPADAVARLEQYVLRPRVERLLLGDRMPPWQTMLASAGFALVQLSNAAEAQAECLVGRTPTPGFHVEKRQAALALRWQESELVTVSAWRC